In Seriola aureovittata isolate HTS-2021-v1 ecotype China chromosome 17, ASM2101889v1, whole genome shotgun sequence, a genomic segment contains:
- the LOC130185714 gene encoding cyclin-dependent kinase 5 activator 1-like produces MGTVLSLSPSYRKAALFEDGPATVGHYTAVQNSKNAKDAAAAAAKSLKRPSIISVLPWKRIVAVSAKRKGSKKLQSDGGDGGKGSSPDGHATATANSASNSLKLKKSQSCANLSSYTSSQDPSATTTTTSSHLPTSKTLANVATVAAKKNSLTGSGIQPSTAAGTPKRVIVQASTSELMRSLGEFLCRRCYRLKRLSPTDPVLWLRSVDRSLLLQGWQDQGFITPANVVFLYMLCRDVVSAEVASERELQASLLTCLYLSYSYMGNEISYPLKPFLVEAEKEAFWDRCLEIINRMSGKMLQINTDPHFFTQVFADLKNESKKEEEKTKLLIGLDR; encoded by the exons ATGGGTACGGTGCTGTCGCTGTCTCCCAGCTACCGAAAGGCGGCGCTGTTTGAGGATGGCCCGGCTACAGTGGGCCACTACACAGCGGTCCAGAACAGCAAGAACGCCAAGGATGCTGCCGCTGCAGCCGCAAAATCCCTCAAACGGCCGTCCATCATCAGCgtgttgccatggaaacggATTGTGGCTGTATCAGCAAAGAGGAAGGGGTCCAAAAAGCTGCAGTCAGACGGCGGGGACGGTGGGAAAGGGAGCTCTCCGGACGGTCACGCCACTGCCACAGCCAATTCAGCCTCCAACAGCCTGAAGCTGAAGAAGTCTCAGTCCTGCGCTAACCTTTCATCTTACACTTCCAGCCAAGACCCCTCAGCCACCACTACCACTACCTCCTCCCACCTGCCCACCTCCAAGACCCTGGCTAACGTAGCTACCGTCGCTGCCAAAAAGAATTCCCTCACAGGCTCTGGGATCCAGCCGTCTACTGCAGCAGGCACGCCGAAACGTGTCATTGTCCAG GCCTCCACCAGTGAACTGATGCGCAGCCTGGGTGAGTTCCTGTGCCGCCGGTGTTATCGACTGAAGCGTCTGTCCCCAACAGATCCGGTGCTGTGGTTGCGCAGCGTGGACCGCTCCCTCCTCCTACAGGGCTGGCAGGATCAGGGCTTCATCACTCCCGCCAATGTGGTCTTCCTGTACATGCTGTGCCGTGACGTGGTCTCAGCCGAGGTGGCCTCGGAGCGCGAGCTGCAAGCCTCGTTGCTCACCTGCCTCTACCTTTCCTACTCCTACATGGGCAACGAGATCTCCTACCCGCTGAAGCCCTTCCTGGTCGAGGCGGAGAAGGAAGCCTTCTGGGACCGCTGCCTGGAGATCATCAACCGCATGAGTGGCAAGATGCTCCAGATCAACACCGACCCCCACTTCTTTACCCAGGTGTTTGCTGACCTGAAGAACGAGAgcaagaaagaagaggagaagaccAAACTCCTCATAGGCCTTGACCGATAA